In one Oncorhynchus nerka isolate Pitt River linkage group LG7, Oner_Uvic_2.0, whole genome shotgun sequence genomic region, the following are encoded:
- the LOC115132326 gene encoding LOW QUALITY PROTEIN: actin nucleation-promoting factor WAS-like (The sequence of the model RefSeq protein was modified relative to this genomic sequence to represent the inferred CDS: inserted 1 base in 1 codon) produces the protein MSRGSKSKGVQEYSPSSLLSPQENERLEDLLGRRCASLSTTVAQLYMALPHSPTCWSLQQTGVACFVKDNHRRSYFIRLFDVKKGQLIWEQELYNQMVYHCARPFFHTFAADDCQVGLNFADEQEAETFLSAVDEKINQRNRQVSEKKHRPLPSSDGGGRPPLPGKAGPGSPTSPSMVTMDIQNPDIQASRYRSVTPVPAPAFVSKGKKDKKKDKKKSSKLSKADIGAPSGFKHVSHVGWDPNNLDPDLKKLLSCAGISEAELKDEETSQLIQQVIENSGGMEAVKKAMNTGPGPPHPPPGRQGPXPPVPGSCSSPPAPPPPRGGRSGPLPPVPGQPGRGPPPSQPPPSRGALPPPPPLGGRGGLPPPPPSVSHSSLPPPPPPGHHLSMPAHPPPAPSTPSRGGPAPPPPPPPPAQSSGDFPPPACKGPPPPAPASSGGGGGGDEGGGGRGALLDQIRLGRKLKNVTDSPEPPPPAQEDSEGIVGALMMVMQKRSKVIHSSDEGDEEGGYDDEDDDEWDD, from the exons ATGAGTCGGGGATCTAAGTCTAAAGGAGTTCAGGAGTACAGTCCCAGCTCTCTGCTGAGCCCACAGGAGAATGAGAGGCTGGAAGACCTGCTGGGGAGGAGGTGTGCT tccctGTCCACTACCGTAGCACAGCTGTACATGGCCCTGCCCCACAGTCCCACCTGCTGGAGCCTGCAGCAAACTGGGGTGGCCTGCTTCGTCAAGGACAACCATCGCCGTTCCTACTTCATACGCCTCTTCGATGTCAAG AAAGGACAGCTGATCTGGGAGCAGGAGCTCTATAACCAAATGGTCTATCACTGTGCCCGGCCATTCTTCCATACCTTCGCTGCAGAT GACTGCCAAGTGGGGCTGAACTTtgcagatgaacaggaggctgaAACCTTCCTTAGTGCAGTTGATGAGAAGATCAACCAGAGAAACCGTCAAG TGTCAGAGAAGAAACATCGCCCCCTGCCTTCCAGTG ACGGAGGGGGACGACCTCCACTTCCTGGTAAAG CAGGACCTGGCAGTCCCACTTCTCCCTCCATGGTCACCATGGACATCCAGAACCCAGACATCCAGGCTTCACGCTACCGCTCCGTCACACCTGTACCTGCCCCTGCCTTTGTCAGTAAGGGAAAGAAGGACAAGAAAAAGGACAAGAAGAAGAGCAGTAAACTCTCCAAAGCAGACATTGGAGCACCCAGTGGGTTCAA acaTGTGAGTCATGTGGGCTGGGACCCCAACAACCTGGACCCTGATCTGAAGAAGCTGCTGTCCTGTGCTGGGATCAGTGAGGCTGAGTTGAAGGATGAGGAGACCTCCCAACTCATCCAACAAGTCATTGAGAACTCAGGCGGCATGGAGGCAGTCAAAAAGGCCATGAACACTG GTCCTGGGCCTCCTCACCCTCCGCCTGGTAGGCAGGGTC CTCCCCCAGTACCAGGGAGCTGTTCCTCCCctcctgcccctcctcctccacggGGAGGTCGCTCTGGCCCCCTGCCCCCTGTCCCAGGACAGCCAGGGCGTGGCCCGCCCCCCTCCCAGCCCCCTCCTTCACGTGGAGCCTTGCCACCTCCACCCCCGTTAGGCGGCCGAGGTGGACTcccaccacctccaccctctGTGTCCCATAGTTCTcttccacctccccctccccctggtCACCATCTCTCCATGCCTGCAcatcctcctcctgctccatccaCCCCCAGTCGAGGAGGCCcagcacctcctcctcccccgccTCCCCCAGCCCAGAGCTCTGGAGACTTTCCTCCTCCCGCCTGTAAAGGTCCCCCACCACCTGCTCCTGCATCttcaggtggaggtggaggtggagatgaAGGTGGAGGTGGAAGAGGAGCTCTGCTGGATCAGATCCGCCTGGGAAGGAAGCTCAAAAAC GTCACAGACAGTCCTGAGCCACCTCCGCCTGCCCAGGAAGACTCAGAGGGTATCGTAGGAGCTCTGATGATGGTCATGCAGAAGAGGAGTAAAGTCATTCACTCCTCTG ATGAAGGTGATGAAGAAGGAGGgtatgatgatgaagatgatgatgaatGGGACGACTGA
- the LOC115132324 gene encoding sodium-coupled neutral amino acid transporter 3-like: MDVGRSMELQKMNGQHSRDLGPDKLNLEEGFDGLEFMAERDEFLPGTRPGIKAPQFTDFEGKTSFGMSIFNLSNAIMGSGILGLAYAMSNTGIILFLILLLFIAILSAYSIHLLLRSAGVVGIRAYEQLGHRAFGQPGKVLAGSIITMHNIGAMSSYLFIVKSELPLVMQAILGLTENTGEWYLDGRYLIIIVSIIIIFPLSLMRHLGYLGYTSGFSLSCMVFFLISVIYKKFNIPCPLEEITSHSNHSAYALMESLGNHSFVTPAYVNSDGDFCEPQLFTINTQTAYTIPILAFAFVCHPEVLPIYTELQDATKKRMQTVANISILAMFVMYGLTAIFGYLTFFGGVESELLHTYIKVDPLDTLILCVRMAVLVAVTLTVPVVLFPIRRALLQLLFPEKPFHWARHITIAVCLLIIVNLLVIFVPTIRDIFGIIGATSAPSLIFILPGIFYIRIVPEETEPLKSKPKIMASCFAVLGFIFMVMSTSFIIIDWVSGESRSGGGH, encoded by the exons ATGGATGTAGGGAGAAGTATGGAGCTCCAAAAGATGAACGGGCAACATAGCAGAGACCTTGGCCCAGATAAGCTGAATTTAGAAGAAGG GTTTGATGGTCTGGAGTTTATGGCAGAGCGGGATGAGTTCCTGCCAGGGACGAGGCCAGGAATAAAGGCACCTCAGTTCACTGAT TTTGAGGGTAAGACATCATTTGGAATGTCCATCTTCAATCTCAGCAATGCCATCATGGGCAGTGGAATTCTGGGATTAGCATACGCTATGTCCAATACCGGTATCATCCTCTTCCT TATCCTGTTGCTATTCATCGCCATTTTGTCAGCCTATTCCATCCACCTCCTCCTGAGAAGTGCAGGAGTTGTAG GCATCCGTGCCTATGAGCAGCTAGGGCACCGTGCCTTTGGACAACCAGGCAAGGTTTTGGCGGGCTCCATCATCACCATGCACAACATTGGAG CGATGTCCAGTTACCTCTTCATTGTGAAGTCTGAGCTCCCGTTGGTCATGCAGGCCATTCTGGGCCTGACGGAAAATACTGG agaGTGGTATTTGGATGGGAGATACCTGATCATCATTGtaagcatcatcatcatctttccACTCTCACTCATGAGACACCTTG GTTACCTTGGTTACACCAGTGGCTTTTCTCTGTCCTGTATGGTTTTCTTCCTCATCTCG GTGATCTATAAGAAATTCAACATCCCGTGTCCACTGGAGGAAATAACCAGTCACAGTAACCACTCAGCGTACGCCCTGATGGAGAGTCTTGGTAACCACTCATTCGTCACCCCGGCCTATGTCAATTCTGATGGGGACTTCTGTGAACCACAGCTATTCACCATCAACACGCag ACAGCATATACCATCCCTATCCTGGCTTTTGCTTTTGTCTGCCATCCTGAGGTGCTTCCCATCTACACAGAGCTACAAGA TGCCACCAAGAAACGCATGCAAACAGTTGCCAACATCTCCATTCTGGCCATGTTCGTCATGTACGGTCTAACCGCTATCTTCGGTTACCTTACCTTCTTTG GTGGAGTAGAGTCCGAGCTCCTTCATACATACATTAAAGTGGACCCCTTGGACACACTGATCCTGTGTGTGCGTATGGCTGTGCTGGTGGCTGTTACTCTTACTGTCCCTGTGGTTCTCTTTCCG ATCCGCAGGGCCCTGCTGCAGCTGCTGTTCCCTGAGAAGCCCTTCCACTGGGCTCGCCACATCACCATCGCTGTGTGTCTCCTTATCATCGTCAATCTACTGGTCATCTTCGTGCCCACCATCCGAGACATTTTCGGTATCATCG GGGCGACCTCTGCACCCAGCCTGATCTTCATCCTCCCGGGAATCTTCTACATCAGGATTGTTCCTGAAGAAACGGAACCTCTAAAATCCAAACCAAAGATTATG GCTTCCTGTTTTGCCGTCTTAGGCTTCATCTTCATGGTGATGAGTACGTCATTCATCATTATTGATTGGGTGTCCGGAGAGTCTCGGAGTGGAGGCGGACACTAG